In Actinomadura luteofluorescens, the sequence AGAGCGGTGCGCCCTGGTAGAACTCCACGCACAGCAGGCGCGGCATGGTCTCGTCTGGGCCTTCCAGGGCGAAGGCCGCGGTCGAGTAGATGAGCGTGCGGTCGAGGTCGGAGCACACCAGGACGGTCACTGCACGGCCCCTTTTCCGAACCGGGGATGGATGAATCCCATGCACGCGTAGGGGAACCGGCCGGGCTCGACCTCGTGGACGGGCACGTCGCGTTCGCGGGCGAGCAGCCTGATGTGGGCCACTTCCGGACCGGCGTCGGCCCGCACGAGCACCTTCCAGGGGACGCGCCTCAGCAGCACGCGCGTCGTCTCTCCGATCCCCGGTTTGACGAGGTTCAGGTCGTCGATGCCCTCCGCCTGGGCGCTGCGCCGGACGGCCTCCCATCCCGACCAGTCGGGCGTGCGGTCGGCCGCGCGGAGCTGCGGCAGGTCCTTGGCGACGCGTTCGGCCACGTGCGCGAAGCGCGCGCAGACCGCGTCGACGAAGACGCCCGACACGTCGTCCGGGGCCAGATCGGCGTAGAACTTCGCACCGTGGAAGTCTCCGGGCCCGATGAGGGAGTCGTTCAGGACCGTCCGGCTCACCAGGCCCGACACGGTCGAGTTGAGGCAGGCGGACGGGATGAGGAAGTCGTCCCGAGTGCCGTAGAAGGACGTGCACCGTCCCGGATCCGCCAGCACGGCGAGATCGGACGGGAACGGATGCTCGGCCAGGGCGGCGGTCAGTTCCTTGGTGATGGCGCCCTTGCCCGTCCAGCCGTCCACGAACATCACGGATGCCGGGTGGTGGTGCTCGTTGAGGTACCGCAGGGCGACCGTGTCGATGCCCCGGCCGCGGACGATGCTGACCGCGTAGTGCGGGACGTCAAGGCCGTGCGCGTACCGGGCCCAGCGCCGCATCAGGATGCCGACGGGCGTCCCGGCGCGCGCCAGCGACACCAGGACGGCGTCCGGGCCGCGCTCGGCGAGGATCATCTCGGTGACGAGCCCGGTCGCGTAGGCGAGCCGTTCGGCGGACGCCTCCAGCGCGTCGTGGAAAAGCCGCCGGTACTCCGGGCCCGGCTGGTATTCGACCGGGAGCGACTCGGCGTAGTGCGCCCGCCCCGACTGGATCGCGGCCTCGCGTTCCTCCGTGGGCGCTTCGAGCCGCGCGTGGGAGAGGTCCTTGAGCAGCCAGGCGACGTCCTCCGCCGGGTAGCTGCCGAAGGCCGGCCCGTACAGCGGCTTCACGGTGCCCTCCTGTAGGACGGGATGGTGGCGACCGTCACAGGGGCGAGCGCGCGCAGCCGTTCCAGTAGGCCGTCGGCGAGTTCTGTGGTGTCGCCAACGTCGTCCACCGCGAACACGATCCGGTCGAAGGGGCGTTGGCCGGCCCCAGGGGCGACGTTGTAGGCGTACCGCTCCCCTGGCCCATCGGCCGGGTCGTCATGGGACGGGAACACGAGGCGGGTTCTGATGGCGTAATCGGGGTCGTCCACGGCGAGTACGGGGGAACGCGTCGTCGTGGAGTAGCGGACGTCCACATCCGGCCGGGCGTCGGCGAGCGCTTCCGCGAGGCGCAGTGGTGCGTACATCAGCTCCTCGAACCCGAGGACGAGGACACGGGAGCCTCCTCCCCCAAGGCCGGCCGCAAGGACGTCGCCCATCCGGGCCAGTTCCTTCTCCAGCCGCGTCCGGTGCTCGGGGAGGAACCCGTGGCGTCCACCGTCCGGCACTGCGGTCGGCCATTCCAGTTCGACCCGGGAGACCTCGAACGCCGATCCCTCCTGGGGAGCGAAAGGCGGAGACGATATCCCGGCGACGAGCGCCTTCCCTGCCTCAAGGACGCCCTCTGGGAGCTCGACCCGTCCCCCGGCCAGAGCCACCGCGTCTATGCGGGTCCCCAGTCGGACGGCGAGATCGTCCATTCGGGCCCGGTCGGCAGGGGCGCGCAGGTCGACCAGGGCCGCCAGCACGTAATGGCTCCTGGGACGAACGGCATGCAGAGCCTCGATGGTGTTCAGCACCGTCCGGCCGGTGGAAAGCTCGTCGTCCACGAGAACCACTGGCACGTCGCGGTCGAGTGGCGCGGTATCGGCGGGCAGCAGCAGGTGGCTCGTGGCGTGGCTGTGCTCCTCCTCGAAGCCGCCGTAGGTGGCGAAGCCCTCAACGGGACGCCGCGTGGAGTGCAGGTAGTACGCACCGCCCAACGCGTCCGCCACGG encodes:
- a CDS encoding phosphoribosyltransferase family protein → MGSRLGVRLVDGARPAGAGLSSLVGLAVRRNPKRAHLLVSAVLGKHVPTDPRLVYGSGLLLGELVRACLEGVEPSRPGSLLLDGLRGEQNAAPALRDLMRVPQNPVDAIVLGYAETATALGHSVADALGGAYYLHSTRRPVEGFATYGGFEEEHSHATSHLLLPADTAPLDRDVPVVLVDDELSTGRTVLNTIEALHAVRPRSHYVLAALVDLRAPADRARMDDLAVRLGTRIDAVALAGGRVELPEGVLEAGKALVAGISSPPFAPQEGSAFEVSRVELEWPTAVPDGGRHGFLPEHRTRLEKELARMGDVLAAGLGGGGSRVLVLGFEELMYAPLRLAEALADARPDVDVRYSTTTRSPVLAVDDPDYAIRTRLVFPSHDDPADGPGERYAYNVAPGAGQRPFDRIVFAVDDVGDTTELADGLLERLRALAPVTVATIPSYRRAP
- a CDS encoding cysteine protease StiP family protein; translation: MKPLYGPAFGSYPAEDVAWLLKDLSHARLEAPTEEREAAIQSGRAHYAESLPVEYQPGPEYRRLFHDALEASAERLAYATGLVTEMILAERGPDAVLVSLARAGTPVGILMRRWARYAHGLDVPHYAVSIVRGRGIDTVALRYLNEHHHPASVMFVDGWTGKGAITKELTAALAEHPFPSDLAVLADPGRCTSFYGTRDDFLIPSACLNSTVSGLVSRTVLNDSLIGPGDFHGAKFYADLAPDDVSGVFVDAVCARFAHVAERVAKDLPQLRAADRTPDWSGWEAVRRSAQAEGIDDLNLVKPGIGETTRVLLRRVPWKVLVRADAGPEVAHIRLLARERDVPVHEVEPGRFPYACMGFIHPRFGKGAVQ